The region GGACTGGGGCGAGGTCACGGCGCCATGGCCGGCGCGATGATAGTGCAAGAAGGTGTTGGGAAAGCGCCGACGCGCCGTGGTCACCGCCGTGGGACCGGCCACGTAGCCATCGACCAGCAAGGCCACATGGCCGGCGTTGGCACCAAAGGTCTCCAGCACATACTCGCCGCGCGCGATGATCTCGAACGGATCATCGGCCGTGATGTTGGCCGAGAACAGCTTGGCCTGACCGGTTTCATCCTGCACCCGGGCCATGGCATCGGCGACCAGACGGATGGTCTCCTTGAACGGCGCGAAGGGCTGGTTGCCCTGGGGCTCGTCGTTCTTGATGAAGTCGCCACCGCGCCAAAACGCCTCACACGCCGCCGCAAAGGGCTGAGGCCGCAAGCCCAGCTTCGGCTTAATGATGGTGCCAACCACCAGACCGCCATTGACCTCGGGACGGCCCAGCACCTTCCACAAGGCGCCGATGTTCACCGACGGGCCATCAAACAGGCTCAGGTAGGCCGGGGGCACATAAAAATCGTGCATCTTGGCGTATTCAACATCGCCCATGCCCTGGTTGTTACCAATGGTCAGAGTCAGGAACGAGGCGATCATCGCCTTGCCATCGGTGATGTTCCGGTCGAACAGGTCGATAGGATAGGCGATCTTCATCAACTCCGAGGCTTCGTCCACCTCGTACACCAACGCATCCACGCCCTTGGTAAAGTCGTCGGTCGTGCACACCTCGACATTGGTGCCCGTCGAGCTTTCCGCCGCAAAATGGGCCGCCGTCTCGACAAAGCCGTATCCCGCCTTGGGCCGCATGATGTAGGCGCACAGCACATGCTGCCCCCCGGCGATCAGGGCATCTTCCTTGAGGTCGAGATTCACATAGCGGGCCGACTGGTCCATGGGGGGTCCTCCTGGGTTCGAATGCCCCTATTCTATGTCAGGGAGCCCATAAGGAAAAATTGATTGTTTTAGAGGTATGCATAAAAATAACTTTGAGAATCGCGAGGAGGCTAGGACCCGGGCCCAAAGGAAAGGAGGGGCCTGGGGGAGGCCCGCCTCCCCAGCCTTCCTTCCCTGCTTGAGCCTTAAACCTCCTCGTGCCCCGAGCCCCGCCGGTCACCACCAGAAAAGGACACCTGCCGCCGCCTTCGATCGGGCCCGAAGTAATCCCCGGTGCGCACCATAGGCCGCGGCGCCTCCAACACGGCATGCAAGCGCGCCGCCAACCCCGCCGCACTGATGGGCTTGGCGATAAACTCGTTCACCCCGGCATTGCGAGCCTCGGCCAGGGCATCGCGATCGGCCCGCTGGCCGGTCAAAATCACCGGCAGATAAGCCGCCCGTCCCCCCACCACATGCCGCAGATAGCGGGTAAAGGCGACCCCCGACATCGGCACCAAGGCCATGTCGATCAACAAGACATCGGGCCGATGCCCCGCCGCCAACCACTCCAGGCAGGCCTCGGGCGTGGCTAACGCCACCACCTCGCCCATTTCCAACCCTTCGAGCAACGCCACCATGAACTGGCGCGATTGCTCATTGGTGTCGAGCACCGCGAGCACCAGGGGATGATCCTTCCGCCCCGCCATGACGCCTTCTTCCTTGAATTCGCCCTTCGCGACGCTACAAGCCCCCTGCCCCCATGACAACCGCCTCGCCATCTCCCGAAACGCCAAAAGCCCGGCCGAAGCCGGGCTTTTGGTGAATTGGCGTCCCCAAGGGGAATCGAACCCCTGTTTTCAGCGTGAGAGGCTGACGTCCTGGACCGCTAGACGATGGGGACAGCGGCGTGTGCGAGGTGGGGTTTTTACGGTGTTCTGAGGGCTGGTGCAAGGACTTTTTTGGGGGGTGCGGGCTGCCCTCCTCCAATTTACGCCCGGGGAGGAAGAGAAGGCTGGGGAGGCGGGCCTCCCCAGACCCCACGGTCCCTGGTCCTTCGCGTCGAGGGAAGCCCCAGGATTGGAGGGGTCTGGGGAGGCCCCGCCTCCCCAGCCTGCCTCTAACAGCCCGGCGTCGCCGAGACCTTAGCCGAACTTGACGTCGATCACTTCGTAGAACTTCGAGCCCCCGGGGGCGCGGACTTCGATGGAGTCGCCCAGGTTTTTGCCGATGAGGGCCTTGGCGATGGGCGAGTGGACGCTGATGCGGCCGGCCTTCAGGTCGGCTTCGTGAGCGCCGACGATTTGATAGGTCATTTCCTCGTCGGTGTCGTCGTCGGCCACGGTGACGGTGGCCCCGAAGCGAACGGTGCTGCCGCTCATTTTGGTAATGTCGATGGGCTCGGCGCGGCTGATGACGTCTTCGAGTTCCTTAATGCGGCCCTCGATAAAGCTCTGGCGTTCGCGCGCGGCATGGTATTCGGCGTTTTCCGACAGGTCTCCATGCTCGCGGGCTTCGCTGATCGCCGCGATGACGGCCGGGCGCTCCACCGACTTCAGAACCTTCAGCTCTTCCTCCAGGCGGGCCAGCCCAGCCGGGGTCATGGGAATTTTTTCCATTGATGAGGAACCCTCGCCTTCCACCTGATACGCTGGCCCTCCTGTTCTCCTCAGGAACGCCAGCCTGAAAA is a window of Pararhodospirillum photometricum DSM 122 DNA encoding:
- a CDS encoding response regulator, producing MAGRKDHPLVLAVLDTNEQSRQFMVALLEGLEMGEVVALATPEACLEWLAAGHRPDVLLIDMALVPMSGVAFTRYLRHVVGGRAAYLPVILTGQRADRDALAEARNAGVNEFIAKPISAAGLAARLHAVLEAPRPMVRTGDYFGPDRRRRQVSFSGGDRRGSGHEEV
- the greA gene encoding transcription elongation factor GreA; the encoded protein is MEKIPMTPAGLARLEEELKVLKSVERPAVIAAISEAREHGDLSENAEYHAARERQSFIEGRIKELEDVISRAEPIDITKMSGSTVRFGATVTVADDDTDEEMTYQIVGAHEADLKAGRISVHSPIAKALIGKNLGDSIEVRAPGGSKFYEVIDVKFG
- a CDS encoding ribulose-bisphosphate carboxylase, with amino-acid sequence MDQSARYVNLDLKEDALIAGGQHVLCAYIMRPKAGYGFVETAAHFAAESSTGTNVEVCTTDDFTKGVDALVYEVDEASELMKIAYPIDLFDRNITDGKAMIASFLTLTIGNNQGMGDVEYAKMHDFYVPPAYLSLFDGPSVNIGALWKVLGRPEVNGGLVVGTIIKPKLGLRPQPFAAACEAFWRGGDFIKNDEPQGNQPFAPFKETIRLVADAMARVQDETGQAKLFSANITADDPFEIIARGEYVLETFGANAGHVALLVDGYVAGPTAVTTARRRFPNTFLHYHRAGHGAVTSPQSKRGYTAFVLSKMARLQGASGIHTGTMGFGKMEGDPSDRAMAFMLEQDVAQGPYYKQAWDGMKACTPIISGGMNAIRLPGFFANLGHANVIQTSGGGCFGHLDGPAAGARSLRQAWEAWSQGVDLVTYAKEHRELARALESFQADANARYPGWQAALGL